DNA sequence from the Drosophila sechellia strain sech25 chromosome 3L, ASM438219v1, whole genome shotgun sequence genome:
ACAGGAACTTGCCCTCGCCGGAGTGGCGCGAGATGAAGAGCACGTGCcgtatgttcgggtgattgtCCAGCGAGGCGGGTAAAGTGGAGTTGCGAACGTTGGGCGGAATGCGACCAATTGCCACAAGGCAGGATAGATTCGTTGTCTGCTCGTCGCTGTCGCCGTCCTGGTCTTCGTCCTTGATGGGTGTCCAGGACTTGAGATATCCTGTGCACTGGATAACCCGGTACTTGTGACCCGTACTCAGCCTGGACTTGCGCTTCGTGGAGCTCCGGGAGCTGGAGGACGTATCGGACTCCTCCTTGATCTGGTTGTTGCTGGCGGTGCGCAGCTTCATGCGGCAGAAGAAGGAGCGCCGGGCACCGGGACACAGGCGGCATAAGCTCTGTGGAACGTCGGTCTTCACGGGCAGCATGGCTGCAGGTGATAAAGCAAGGAAAAAACTTTAGTAATGTAGTAAATCTAAAACTTTCGTATGGCCACTTACTCTTCGCATCGATAAGCCTTTCCCTAGGACACTGTTCCAGTGAGGATAGCTGCTCCTTAACCTTGCCTATGTCCTTCGGATGTAGAACGTCGAACCAGCTCTGTCCCAGCAGGTCCGCTTGGGTGCTGTTTAACACACTGGACACCGAATCGGAAACGTACAGGATGCGTCCTCGGTCACAACCCACCACGAACAGGAATCCCTCGGACGCCTGCAGGATGATCATCTTGAGCTCCTGGTCGGACAGGAAGCTCGGCCGGTAATCGGATCCGTTGAATGGATGCAAGCTGCCGCTGCCACGTATCCCTCGCAGATGCTGCACTGCCATCCGGAGCACAGTCAGTTTGTCCAGCTTTCTCTGCATCGCAAAGCACATGGGAATCATCGAGGAGAGCTCGTTAATGTACGTGTTCATCTTGTCCCGACGCCGCTTCTCGATCTCGCTGTGATTTTGCCTAATATGATATaatgttaaaattataaatgaataTGGATATGAATATTATAAAGACCAATTAACTTTTCTATAATAATCAACATTAGTTCTTGAAGTCGAATAAATGGATATGGATTTAGTTaagtttgaaaaatgttttccttACTTGCGATTTTCATCGGAGGTTCTGGCTGACTTTTCATCGTCGTAGTTTTCATCTTCGATCTCCTCCAGATTTTCGCTAAATCGAAACCAACAAATGGTGAATTAGAAAACAACCCCGATATTTAATCAACCAGTGGGTGGATTTCCCGTGTAACGGGCGTCAACTGTTGCTTCCTCTTCCCTTCACACCCACACGCACACCTGGCCAATTTgtgtgagcgtgtgtgtgctggTTTTCGCGAATGTGCGTTCGTGTGGGTGCTTAACGCACACACTGACAGGTCGTTTTTATGTAATGTGTGTGTAATTTGCAATGCACTTTTCCAGTGAAACTCACCAGAACTCCTGCACTTCCATCGCCAATCCGTGACGTTtgcttatttaaaattaagccCTTTCCGACGAATACCtctcttttgtttgtttactaACATCAACGTCCcaataataacatttaaaacGGAAGTGTGTGCAGGCCGACAATTTGTTGCAAGCTTTTCATGCATCTTCAGCTTTGAAGCTGCAGTGTGAACGTGGCTGCAAAATATACCAACCACTTTCGGAAGAATACCAAAGGAAACAAGCTTTTCGCTTAAAAATACCAAATGGCGCCAATTAACAACGGTATCTTAACATTCAAATATGAAACTCTTACGATTCAATTTTCATTCTTTTACTTTGGCTTATACAATCTGATATTATGGGTAAAAATCAACACAAGTCGAAACAAACACAACCAAACAATTAAATACTATTTGTATTTGCGCCTTAGTTTAATCACAGCTTACATGTGATACATTTTATCCAAGCATATCGTTATGACCTGCATATAGCGATCCCAAAGACATCTAGTTTCTTGGTCCCTGCAAAGCATTTAGAGTTGATTATCAAAGAAGTTAGGTAATTAATCAAGACAAGTACTCACCTTGATATTTCCAGATCCAAAACGCTTTGCGTTATGGAAGCCAAGAATTTATTCACTTGCTCACGGTTCCAGCCATTCTGACGCCAAGGATCAATAAGCTTCTCACAGAGATCGACGAAAAGATCGCGCAGCTCCCGATTACGATGCAAATTGCAGGCGATGGTGATCAGGGCGCGCCAGTAAGAACTGCAAATCAAATGGAGCAGATCAGTAGTAAGAAATTGTAAGATTGTCGAGAAATTAGTCCTTACCGAAAGTTGCCATCCAGTTCGTGAAATGCGCGCTCGAGAAGAACGGGCTTGAGGCGCATGCAGACGAGGCTAAATGCAAGGACTAAACTAAATAATAGCTCTTGGGCGGTAGATAAATAAATCTCACTGCTTAATCTCCTTTTCCTTGTCGAGTAAACAGCGCAACTCCCGCAAGTCCAAGAGGAACTCTTTGTCCATTTCGGTGTCATAGTACTCCGGTCCAGTGTGCTGCAATTAATAATTTAGTTTCTCAAGGAATAAAGAGAACTATGCCATACCTGGTAAGTGTACGTCCAGTAGATCATGATGGCATGGGAGCAGGTCAACAAATCACTGAAGCTCAGGTATTGCAACTTCTTTTTGGTGGTTTCGAAACGCAGGCAGGCCAGGAAAACAATGCAGGAGTACTTTCTGCAAGAGTGAAAGGTTTAGCTTTTTGAATATCAATAAATTAATCCTATTCATACTTGGCCAGATCGGTGGATATGAAGAAATGTTGCTTGATGTTGTTGGTCAACGTGCCGGGCATTTCCTCTACCGCCTTGAAAATGCGTTTTACGTTGTCAAATTGTCGGCTGAAgataaatttgaaatatattagACTGTGCCTATGGAGTAGTGAAATTTACCCACCGAACCGATTTCAGCTTGACGCACGTCTTCTCGGCCACCTCGTCGAGGTCCTTGCGGTAGCGGGACGACAGCTTCTTGCCAAGAATTTCGCGAGCCACCACATCATCGATGGAGTAGTACTTCTCGGTGATAAGATCACGCATATGTGGCTCCAGCTGGAAGCAGGATTGCTCCATCAGTTTGGTGGGTGCGTTTAGGTATAGCTCAATCAGGGAATATGTGCGGTAATGATCCAGTACATCCGAAGCAATCAGGTCGCTGGGTGCGCCCATGGAGTGGCCAAAACCCTTCTGTTTCAGATAGGACACCGCCTCGCTGGCTGAAATTGTAAATCGAAGGAGTTGTTTTACATGAAACAAGATGGCAATTGGGAAAAGGATACTTACAGGAGAAGCCTTCGATCCATAGCTGATAAATTTCTGGATCGATGATTGTATAATTACTTATAAACACATCCACATCGGCCTGTAAGCAttcagttttattatttattattattttggatCATCGGATATTTACCATTTTATTGTTGGTGTGACCGTTTTCTGAACTAGCTGTCCAATTGGATATATCGAAATGTGTGTTAGAGATGAAACACTGTGTGGCTTCAGCACAACCATCATAGTTTattcttttaattattttaaaacttcCTAGAATGTAATAAATCGTGCAAGTTTTCAtaacataaataattaatattaataaaaacaaacgaaaattttTAGGGTAATAATGGTAAAATCAAATTAGGTgtgattttgaattttaagaTCAATCCATAAGTATAtcttttaaattgtattttccacaaatcttaaattaaaatgcaagaCATGTAGCACTAAGCGTTCCGATATTCAAAAACCAGAGATGGGGCACAGCTAGCGAGCAGGAATCACGACTATCGATAGCGCCGATAGCGGGCAATAGCTGCAACGCGCATGACAACTCTAGTTATCATGAGGAAGAAGAGGAGGATATCAACTTTTTTAGTAAATTAGTAAAGTTTAAgcttaaaaaatgtaaattgcaATGAACCACCAGCTGTATATAGGGCAATGCAACTTGAAAATGACCAACGCGCAATTCGCATGTGAGTCGTGGTGAGCGCTGAAAAAAACGCGGATCgcggcggcagcaacagcagcagcaacaacaacaacagaccGTCCGTCGTCTCGGTAGACGTcgaataatatacatatatcgcAATAATCCAATTGCAAGTAGCAATTCGATGAACAATTCAAGTGCATTACTATCGTTGGACCGCAGAATAAGTGAAAGTGAACTGGCATAACAATACTATGGAACAGGTTGACTCCTCCACCGAGCTGCACCTGAATAGGAAAGATCTGGCCGCGCTGGCCGAGGATGTTGTGAAAGAAGAGGTGATATTAGAAAGCTCCagccatcaccatcatcatcatcaccatcaggTAGGAAAAAGGAGCAACAAACAGATGCGTAAGGAGCGAATTTGGTTTTGGATTTCCCATTCGCTTTTCCTTTGGCGGGGTGGTTTTGGTTCCGGACAGTGTGTTTGGTTCAGGTTCTATCTAATGAATCCGAAACCGAATCTGGCTCGAAAACCGCTCCGCTTCGCTCTGCGCAGTTGtggaaagtgggtggtgggtggttgggctAGGTGGCCTGGGGGTGGCGCAACTTGCGCCCTACGAAACGCTCCGTGCGACCCACTGGGCCACAGGCATTCCCCGCTCGCCTTCTCGCCTCCATCCAGTCCCACTTTGCCTCCCCGTCCTGCTTCTCCCCCTCCACCCACCGCATTTGTGGCGCACAAATGTTGTGTATAccgattttcatttttcccaTGCTGTGTTGTTTACTTACATTCGAATTTTCTTTCCCGATTCCTGTGCAAATCGCATTGGATTAAATCGCAAACGCCATCAATTGGCCGCTGGACACTCACCCACATACATGTGACGAACGTGGGAATATGTGCGCTATGGTAATGCAGTTGGACACCAAGATTCGCATGGTCACATCCTCCTCCAACGACAACAGTGGTAGCGGCGGAGCCAGTGGCGGTACAAGCGGAGCGGGCGGAGGCAACGGCGGTGGCGGTGTGGTTTCGGTGCCCGTATCCCTGCCCATCGGTTCGATGATAACCGGCACTACCTTCAATGTGATCACACCCGACCAGCTGCCCCCCCACTTCAAGCCGATGCTGTGCGTCGACAACAATGGCTACCTGTCCGGCAGCACGGTCAGCATGGGCAACGACCTCAAGACGATCGtcatccagcagcagcagacgcaaccaggcggcggcggtggcggcaccAATAATGCGGGCACCAATACGACCGCCACGAATACGATTGGGCTGAACCACGATGGCTCCGGGAGCAACAATAGCCACGACAGTCTGGCCACCTTGGAGCACGCCGCGGGCGGAGCGAGTGGCgtcggcggtggcggcggcggaaCGGGTGGTGGCTCCTCGGGCTGGTCGGAGAACCCGTCCACCCAGCACAATGAGGTCTTCCAGATCCGCTGCAAAACCACCTGCGCCGAGTTATACCGCAGCAAGCTGGGCTCCGGCGGCCGTGGACGCTGTGTGAAGTACAAGGACAAGTGGCATACGCCCAGTGAATTTGAGCATGTGTGTGGCCGGGGCTCCAGCAAGGATTGGAAGCGTTCGATCAAGTATGGCGGCAAATCGCTGCAGTCCCTCATCGACGAGGGTACGCTCACGCCGCACGCGACCAACTGCAGCTGCACCGTCTGCTGCGACGACGAAGCAGGTGAGTCAGGTGAGACGATCAACAATTACTACACACATACCCCTCCCCCCTTTTGCATGGCGCACCGAGTTGACCTGGTCATCGGTCCGTCATGGTGTCCCAACTGCAGGACTCGCGCACAAACCGAATTCATAACACCACAGCTTTAAAAACCCACCTGTCTTctgtttataaacaattttttgtttgcaaccATAGGgcttaaacaataaataaataattcaatgtCTTACTCAGCAAGGGCATATTCGGCAAAAATGttgcaataaataatattaatactTTCTTATTCTCACTTGTGCAAGTCATATTGTAACTCGATAGAAAATCTCATTAAGGAATGATATATTGCTTTAAAAACTGGTTATGCAACATTGCATAATAAATATAGATTAATAAGAAAGAGCGTAGTAACTAGCAATAGacaaaatagtttaaaatttattgaGCTTGCTGATATGCAAACATATTGAGAGTACATCTCGCCTgttaattaaaagcaatttaaaattgattgctcTTGACAACAACTAATAATGCTACTTTTTAAGTCACTCGGACAGGACATTCGTTTCAAATGTAATTCTGATTTATTGAAAACAACTCATTTCTTTACTCGGCCCCAAATCGTAATAGTTTGATAACTAATTAATAACTGAGCCAAGCAAATAGTCCTTTCTAGTTAACTTCTATGTGAAGCCCTTGTTATGTCTTCTCCAGTTGTGCCGAGCCCCATGTGCATCCAACTGGACCCAAGTACAACCATTTGTTTAACCCCCTTACACGCTCATCTTGTTTAGCTTCCGGCCCTGTCCGTCTCTTCACACCGTACAAGCGTCGGAAGCGGAATCAAACTGATCTCGATATGGAGTCTGGACCCAAACGCAAACGTAACACCCATCatagtaacaacaacaacagtaacaccaataacaacaacacGAGCGGGAGCGGCGCCAACAACTGTGTGGATGTGACTGCAGCTGTGGCTGCTGCAACAGCCAGCGTGGTGGACGAGAACAACATGTTCCTGTCGGAAGAGAACATCACGTCCAAGGATGAGCCGTGGGCAGCGCTCAACGACAGCTTGGACACCTCCACCGAGCTGGTCGATCAGTCGCAGATGGGCAACACTTACGAACGGGAAACGTTTGTGGTGAACATCAACGATGGATCCTCCATCGCCGTCCTGGACACCAGCCAGTCGATGAAGAACATCGAGCACGTGTACTGCACCATGGTCAAGGCGACCAATGACTTCAAACGCATGCTTAACGACATGAAGCAGTCCTTCGAGCGTCGCCTTGAGGTTCTGCAAAAGGAGCGCGATGCAGCGGTCAGCGCGATGCGTGTCCAAGTGCACGCGGACATCGATGATCCAAATATATCAGGCTCCCTGCACGGCAACGAGATCATTTCTGCTAAGAAGGTATGTTTTGATACTACAGATCCATCCAATCGATATCTCacttatattttcaattttaaatagtGCGCCAACTGTAACCGCGAAGCATTGGCCGAGTGCTCACTGTGCCGAAAGACGCCGTACTGCTCGGAGTTCTGCCAGCGGAAGGATTGGAATGCTCACCAGGTGGAGTGCACAAGAAATCCACAAACGACAACGCAGCAGGTCATGCTGTTGATCGACGATCAGTCCTAAGCAACGTAACGAAATGTACATACAAATTTTACTACTAATTAATACGATTATAGGAAGTCGCCCCCCAAAGTCCCTAAAGTCCTTGCAGTTCGGTCCACCTGAAGCCCACTCCTTCCCCCCTCGAAagacccccccccccccaaaaaaaaaaaaaaaaattccctTAGCAAGCCTGCATCCTCTTAGACGTATGTCCTACATTAATGTAATTCTTAACGTACATAtaactatataaatatatatacattttactATTGAACGTAGGGCAAGccagcaaagaaaaaaaataacaaaaaacaagCGAAACGAaagtaaaattaattaaaaaaagagTAAAATGTAGCAAGCGAAAATCAAAGCAAGTGCAAAGGCGTAGAGAATTAAGCTACGATATGAAAGTAAAAAGTGAAGAAGAACTAAACCGATTACTtgtaattcaatttaaattaaattaaattaataatagttGCAAGCGCATAGCATAACTAACGAGAGACCCCAAGCATCCAAACACCCCGCCCCCCGCACCCCGCCCCATTCAAAAACACACAATCGACAGTGAAAAACAACTAGAAAAACCTAAGCGATGATAAAAAAGTTCTGAAATTACCATACATATTCGTCGATGTATACACTTTTCATTAGACTGTAAGCGCATAGTTAAACTTTTAACATTATACCATTATAATTTTATGGATACTACTGCCCGTTACAAGCATCCAATAAAGATTTCAAACAAACAAGCTAAATAAATCCACAGTACGCAGTAAACGCAATCcgaattccaattccaattaaaatttcaattacaaacatacatacatatgcatatatgccCGCACAGTAATCGAATCGTAATGTAAACATACATATAgctgaaaatggaaaattgaaaatggacAACTTACAGTTTGTTTGTTAGCTGTGTGTAAATGTGTCTCGTAGGGCTTTCCCCGTTCTCCCGTTTGTAAAGTTTTGCCTACGCCCCCCAGCTGATGTAACAATTCTTATAGTCTGTAGTCTCCATATGctaatacatttatatatgtagTATATATAATAAACAACTAGCTATATATTCCGATTCACGCACACACGCGTCACGTACACAGcgagaaacacacacacacacacagtaaATCGCCACTCGTGCGACAATCGCAGATGGAAAACACGTTACTTTCGATTTTCGGGCCTAACCGCCTgaccaattcaatttgaaatctTTATTTTCATGTCTGTAATGGTTTCGGATGTTGCACTCGATTAAAGCCAAGCCACCTTgttcagatacagataaagatacagatacactgCAGAAAATGAAATCAACGCCCTCTCATcaacacacaaaacacaaatcaaaaatcgAACGCGAGTGCAGATAGGGAAATATCGAGAGAAGTGCAGATGAAAAGATCgacaaaatatatacatacatttaaaTGTACAAAGCCTACCATTTGTGTCGTGTTACTTTTCGGTTTCCTCATGCTTACCTAATTTCAAGATACAATACAATTTAGGTTGAAGTTCAAGCTTCTTCGTATCCATTCACATGTTGTTACACTGCGGGAAACTCAAAAGCTTAAGGATTCTTTGAGATAGGTTTTATGTTTCGAGTGGAAATAGTGAGAAGTTTCCAACGTTGATGTCCACGGAGTGTGACTTCatcatccatatacatacactTCATAGAATGCTTCAAGGATGCTAGCACTCCTGTAAGTACTGCACTCATTCATTGCCCAGATCGAGTCGAGTCCGAGTAAAAGCATGTACTTGTTAGTTATTATGCACATGTTTCATTTATTATTGCATTTCATGTTGCTGTGTGTGTAGCATTATTATCGAATTATCAGTATGCTTACTATTATTGTATTCTATTAccaaaaataatttcttaAAACTTGTTTACtcgtttaatttatttataggtATATTATCAATTATTTTAAGTTTGCATTCTGCAACTGCTCGGCGTTGAGTGTTTGCTATGTAATTGGATTTATACTTGCCAGCGGTAACTCGGTAACTTGTTCAATAATTCACTTTTGCTCAAACTACAATTACTTGGAACTCAAAACTCCAGCGGAAAGTAGAATgtttttaaatctatattcGTGTCCGTGGGCGCGGGTTGTGGGTGGGGTGGGGTGGTGTGGGGCTGGTGTACATAGAACGAAACCGATATTTAAACATACTTTTGTTTATTCTGCTGTCTAGATTAGCGTTTGTTGCTATTGGCGTTAGTAACTAATTTGTGTGATAGATTTTCGGATTCGGTTTTGTGTGTGGGGTTCACTAAGTATTAAGACTTTGATTCATAATAAGTTGATACAAAACATATACGTACAATTAACGTGCCTAAAAgttataacatttttaatttgctaaataataaatttatgggTATTTCGCTGCTGCCCAATAAgtaaacaatatatatatatataaagaattgcCGAATGGGTCCCTAATATGGGGAACTGGTTTACAAACACAACGTTTAAACGGTTAAGATCGGGATTAGGGATTGAACAAAGCCAATGGAAGGACATTTGAGGATTAGTATAGCGTTTAACCTAGCCCGAGGCGCGGGCGACGCTCTAAGTAAGACTTTTTTACATACAATACATCGTTTGTTCGCGTTATCATATTCTTCTCTTGTTTGGAATCACAAATGTTAGCTAGTATTTAAATACACATGTAGGTAAGACattcaaaaaggaaaatcgGGGATTTCGTTTAGCGTGGAGAATGCTCTTGGTGGTGATGGTGTTAGAGAGACGACGGCTGTGGTGGTGATAAAATGGGTGGCAAAGTGCGGCAACCTTCAAGCTGCTACTGCTACTGCTCCTAATCCAGTTTCTGCTCTGCTGGATTCACTCCAAATTTCGCACCTCGAATCTCTTGTACGTGTAGTTGATAAAGACCCAGTCCTTCGCAATCTCACCGCCCTGCGGTATGGGCGCCGATGCTGCAATGGATGCACGTTAGTCTCGTGTGCTCGTCCCTTTGGTTAGCAATATACTTACGTATCTCCAGCGACACATCGGGAAACTCGTCAAAGTTGGACGTATCGTCGATTGAGCGCACTTCAACGGGTATGGCCGCGGGACGCTCACGTATGTGCTCCCAGTCGACTCCCCGGAAGAACGGCACGGACTTCAGATCCTCGAGACCGCGCTGGGAACCCAGCCGGCGATCGGCCTCGCAGCAGAAGTTGATGATCGTCTCCTTGGCCTCCTCCGATATGGGGATCTCTGGGGGAAATATCAGCGTCTCGCGCCAGTTCATCACCTTGCGGTAGGTATCCTGGGGATTGTCCGAGCAGAACGGAGGATAGCCCATCAGCATTTCGTACATGATGACTCCCAGGGACCACCAGTCGCAGGCGGGTCCGTAGCCAGTCTGCAGGAATACTTCGGGTGCAATATAGTCCGGCGTTCCCACGGTGCTGTAGGCGAGGGCGCGTCGATTTCGCTTCCACGACTCGGCACGTCGCTTGGAGTCCATCGGACTGCAGGACAAGCTAGTTTATTTAATAACTACAAGCTTGGTTTGTTTCACTGCTTACCTGGCACAAGTGCCAATAAAATCGGATGGTTTCGCCTGCGACAAGTCCCGATAAAAGTCTGTTCGATGCGACTTCTTTAAGCCAGTGCACAGTCCGAAGTCGGAGAGctaaaataataatggaaTTTAGTGGCATTTTAGTGTGCTCATCATCCCACTTACCTTCAGATGCCCTCGCGCATCCAGCAGCAAGTTATCGGGCTTGATATCCCTGTGTATGAAACCGAGTTTGTGAATAGAATCGATCGCCAATGCCGTCTCACTGATATAGAACTGTGTGCCCTCCTCGGATAGTGTGTCCTTCTTCATCAAAAGCGTCATCATATCACCACCAGGCAAGAACTccattattaaatataaattgacGGGATCCTGTGGAAagatatttcaaaaacatttatGTTTATTCCTTTTATTCCTGAGTAAGATAGTTATTTAGGGGCtaatatgttttataaaaACCCTATGCATTCTATTTGTGTAAGTGTATTTATATTCATTGTAAAATAATTGTGATGAGTCCCCAATGCAGAAATATGTTATTAAACTATTTAACTTGAGAGAAATGGCGATTCATGGTAGGCATGTTTGCCTGTAGCAAGAACTTTCACCGAGAAGAAGTGAACGAAAGAGAATCgagaaaaaaacaacaaaggcaGCCCACGCAGAGAATGAGAGAGGgagcgagagagaaagagagacgTGACCATATGATTGGCAAAGGCGCTTTTGGCATTTGCAGTTGTATTggtttattgatttttttgtCCGTGTTTTAACACAATTCTTTTGTTATGTGCGCTGCCGCCTGCCCCTTCACCCCATCGCCCTTTCTCCCACTCACCCTGTATcatcattgttgttgttggagctGGCGCTCGTCACTCACCTGGAAACTGTAGTACATCTTGACCACCCACTGATGATCGGCTTCGACCAGGACATCGCGCTCGGCGCGTACGTGTGCCACCTGCTCCTTTTCCAGCATGTCCGCTTTGCGCAGCACCTTCATGGCGTACACATGTCCCGTGTCCTTTTTCTGCACCAGACGCACTTCACCGAACGCGCCGCGTCCGATGACTTTGAGGGCCTCAAAATCCTCCACACCAAGGCGCAATCGCTTCAGCCGGAGATACTCCGTCTCCTTTTGGGCATGCTGCAGACGCTTCTCCTGGCGCTGCGCCTCCGACAGGCTCTCGTCCTTCAGCTGCGCCTCCAGCTTCGCGAGGCGCTGCTTTCGCTCGCCATACTGCGTCACCAGGTTGCTGTAGTAGTTCTCCAACGTCACCTTGGCCTTGGTGGCCTTGTCCAGTGTGTGGTCGCTGAATCTGATCGAGGCACCTTCCGCGTCCTGCGTTCTGCTGCTCATCATCTAAGCTGGGGTTTTTGTCCTGGTCACCTCGGTCCTGTTTGGggcttgtgtgtgtgctcccTGCGATGTcggtgcgtgtgcgtgtgtgtggtgAGGAGTTATGCACTTGCCAATGCACACACACTGCTTTCTTCGCCCGTTTCTTGCCTTTTTCCTCGGTAATTTGTTGAAATTCCTCcctctgctgcttcttcttcaaGAGCCATTCGCATTTTGCATCCCCAACAAAGCAAAGTTGGCTGTGCTCCAGTGGGCCTATCGATAGCTAATCGATTGATTTTAGAACTTTAGTGCTTTTGGCTAGCAACTAGTGATGACAATTGAGCTTTCACAGACAATTGTATAAATTTTGAGTAATGAAATCAGGTTCATGACattgaatatatttattgaaattgatcAAATTTACTTAAGTTTACTCAAAGATAGTTTATAATAAAACAGTACTCTTATTAAGAAGCACagcttaattaataattaaaatatcttAGCTTTAACCGTTTAGCTTAATTCTCGCCAAAAGGCTTTTACTTCGAAAACTGGC
Encoded proteins:
- the LOC6619408 gene encoding serine/threonine-protein kinase tricorner isoform X1 — protein: MMSSRTQDAEGASIRFSDHTLDKATKAKVTLENYYSNLVTQYGERKQRLAKLEAQLKDESLSEAQRQEKRLQHAQKETEYLRLKRLRLGVEDFEALKVIGRGAFGEVRLVQKKDTGHVYAMKVLRKADMLEKEQVAHVRAERDVLVEADHQWVVKMYYSFQDPVNLYLIMEFLPGGDMMTLLMKKDTLSEEGTQFYISETALAIDSIHKLGFIHRDIKPDNLLLDARGHLKLSDFGLCTGLKKSHRTDFYRDLSQAKPSDFIGTCASLSCSPMDSKRRAESWKRNRRALAYSTVGTPDYIAPEVFLQTGYGPACDWWSLGVIMYEMLMGYPPFCSDNPQDTYRKVMNWRETLIFPPEIPISEEAKETIINFCCEADRRLGSQRGLEDLKSVPFFRGVDWEHIRERPAAIPVEVRSIDDTSNFDEFPDVSLEIPSAPIPQGGEIAKDWVFINYTYKRFEVRNLE
- the LOC6619408 gene encoding serine/threonine-protein kinase tricorner isoform X2; the protein is MMSSRTQDAEGASIRFSDHTLDKATKAKVTLENYYSNLVTQYGERKQRLAKLEAQLKDESLSEAQRQEKRLQHAQKETEYLRLKRLRLGVEDFEALKVIGRGAFGEVRLVQKKDTGHVYAMKVLRKADMLEKEQVAHVRAERDVLVEADHQWVVKMYYSFQDPVNLYLIMEFLPGGDMMTLLMKKDTLSEEGTQFYISETALAIDSIHKLGFIHRDIKPDNLLLDARGHLKLSDFGLCTGLKKSHRTDFYRDLSQAKPSDFIGTCASPMDSKRRAESWKRNRRALAYSTVGTPDYIAPEVFLQTGYGPACDWWSLGVIMYEMLMGYPPFCSDNPQDTYRKVMNWRETLIFPPEIPISEEAKETIINFCCEADRRLGSQRGLEDLKSVPFFRGVDWEHIRERPAAIPVEVRSIDDTSNFDEFPDVSLEIPSAPIPQGGEIAKDWVFINYTYKRFEVRNLE